A genome region from Tursiops truncatus isolate mTurTru1 chromosome 15, mTurTru1.mat.Y, whole genome shotgun sequence includes the following:
- the CST7 gene encoding cystatin-F: MHPAGVLLVVCGLVLGATGDPSQDFCSKILNSGVKPGFPKTIKTNDPDVLKAARHSAESFNNCSNDAFLFRESHISRALVQIVKGLKFMLDLDISRTSCKKTRHSSLDDCSFQTNRTLKQTLSCYSEVWVIPWLQSFTVPVLRCH; this comes from the exons ATGCATCCTGCCGGCGTACTGCTGGTCGTCTGTGGCCTCGTCCTGGGTGCCACGGGGGACCCTTCGCAAG ATTTTTGTTCCAAGATCCTTAACTCAGGTGTGAAGCCAGGATTTCCCAAGACTATCAAGACCAACGACCCGGACGTCCTCAAGGCAGCCAGACACAGCGCTGAGAGCTTCAACAACTGCAGCAACGACGCCTTCCTGTTCCGGGAGTCACACATCAGCAGAGCCCTCGTCCAG ATAGTGAAGGGCCTGAAGTTCATGCTGGACCTGGACATCAGCAGAACCAGCTGCAAGAAGACCAGGCACTCGAGCCTGGACGACTGCAGCTTCCAGACCAACCGCACCCTGAAGCAG ACTCTGAGCTGCTACTCTGAAGTCTGGGTCATCCCCTGGCTCCAGAGCTTCACGGTGCCCGTCCTCCGCTGTCACTGA
- the APMAP gene encoding adipocyte plasma membrane-associated protein isoform X2, producing MSEADGLRQRRPVRPQVVTDDARVPEAKGGSSFSGRVFRATFLMLAVFLTVPLLGAMMLLDSPIDPQPLSFKEPPLLLGVLQPNTKLRQAERLFENQLVGPESIAHIGDVMFTGTADGRVVKLENGEVETIARFGSGPCKTRDDEPACGRPLGIRAGPNGTLFVADAYKGLFEVNPWKREVKLLLSSETPIEGRKMSFVNDLTVTRDGRKIYFTDSSSKWQRRDYLLLVMEGTDDGRFYVSGLMKGGADLFVENLPGFPDNIRASSSGGYWVGMSTIRSNPGFSMLDFLSERPYLKRMIFKLFSQETVMKFVPRYSLVLELSDSGAFRRSLHDPDGQVAAYVSEVHEHDGHLYLGSFRSPFLCRLRLQSA from the exons ATGAGCGAGGCAGATGGGCTGCGGCAGCGCCGGCCCGTGCGGCCGCAGGTTGTCACGGACGATGCCCGGGTCCCGGAGGCCAAGGGCGGCAG CTCCTTCAGTGGCAGAGTGTTCCGAGCCACCTTCCTGATGCTGGCTGTGTTCCTCACCGTCCCCCTGCTTGGTGCCATGATGCTGCTGGACTCTCCCATAGACCCACAGCCTCTCAG CTTCAAAGAACCCCCGCTCTTGCTTGGTGTCCTGCAACCAAATACGAAGTTGCGACAGGCGGAAAGGCTTTTTGAAAATCAGCTTGTTGGGCCAGAGTCCATAGCACATATCGGGG ATGTAATGTTCACTGGTACAGCAGATGGCCGAGTCGTAAAACTTGAAAACGGTGAAGTAGAGACCATCGCCCGGTTTGGCTCAGGCCCATGCA AAACCCGAGATGATGAGCCTGCTTGTGGGAGACCCCTGGGCATCCGGGCCGGGCCCAACGGGACCCTTTTTGTGGCTGATGCATACAAAGGGCTATTTGAAGTAAACCCCTGGAAAC GTGAAGTAAAGCTGCTGCTGTCCTCCGAGACACCCATTGAGGGGAGGAAGATGTCCTTCGTGAATGATCTTACAGTAACTCGGGACGGGAGGAAGATTTATTTTACGGATTCTAGCAGCAAATGGCAAAGACGAGATTATCTGCTGCTGGTGATGGAGGGGACAGATGATGGTCG GTTCTACGTGTCTGGCCTGATGAAGGGAGGGGCCGACCTGTTTGTGGAGAACTTGCCTGGATTCCCAGACAACATCCGAGCCAGCAGCTCCGGGGGTTACTGGGTCGGCATGTCGACCATTCGCTCCAATCCTGGGTTTTCCATGTTGGATTTCTTATCTGAGAGACCGTATcttaaaagaatgatttttaag CTGTTCAGCCAGGAGACGGTGATGAAGTTCGTGCCGCGGTACAGCCTCGTCCTGGAGCTCAGTGACAGCGGGGCCTTCCGGAGGAGCCTGCACGACCCCGATGGGCAGGTGGCTGCTTACGTGAGCGAGGTGCACGAGCACGACGGGCACCTGTACCTGGGCTCCTTTAGGTCCCCTTTCCTCTGCAGACTACGCCTGCAGTCTGCTTAG
- the APMAP gene encoding adipocyte plasma membrane-associated protein isoform X1 — protein MSEADGLRQRRPVRPQVVTDDARVPEAKGGSSFSGRVFRATFLMLAVFLTVPLLGAMMLLDSPIDPQPLSFKEPPLLLGVLQPNTKLRQAERLFENQLVGPESIAHIGDVMFTGTADGRVVKLENGEVETIARFGSGPCKTRDDEPACGRPLGIRAGPNGTLFVADAYKGLFEVNPWKREVKLLLSSETPIEGRKMSFVNDLTVTRDGRKIYFTDSSSKWQRRDYLLLVMEGTDDGRLLEYDTETKEVKVLLDHLRFPNGVQLSPAEDFVLVAELTMARIRRFYVSGLMKGGADLFVENLPGFPDNIRASSSGGYWVGMSTIRSNPGFSMLDFLSERPYLKRMIFKLFSQETVMKFVPRYSLVLELSDSGAFRRSLHDPDGQVAAYVSEVHEHDGHLYLGSFRSPFLCRLRLQSA, from the exons ATGAGCGAGGCAGATGGGCTGCGGCAGCGCCGGCCCGTGCGGCCGCAGGTTGTCACGGACGATGCCCGGGTCCCGGAGGCCAAGGGCGGCAG CTCCTTCAGTGGCAGAGTGTTCCGAGCCACCTTCCTGATGCTGGCTGTGTTCCTCACCGTCCCCCTGCTTGGTGCCATGATGCTGCTGGACTCTCCCATAGACCCACAGCCTCTCAG CTTCAAAGAACCCCCGCTCTTGCTTGGTGTCCTGCAACCAAATACGAAGTTGCGACAGGCGGAAAGGCTTTTTGAAAATCAGCTTGTTGGGCCAGAGTCCATAGCACATATCGGGG ATGTAATGTTCACTGGTACAGCAGATGGCCGAGTCGTAAAACTTGAAAACGGTGAAGTAGAGACCATCGCCCGGTTTGGCTCAGGCCCATGCA AAACCCGAGATGATGAGCCTGCTTGTGGGAGACCCCTGGGCATCCGGGCCGGGCCCAACGGGACCCTTTTTGTGGCTGATGCATACAAAGGGCTATTTGAAGTAAACCCCTGGAAAC GTGAAGTAAAGCTGCTGCTGTCCTCCGAGACACCCATTGAGGGGAGGAAGATGTCCTTCGTGAATGATCTTACAGTAACTCGGGACGGGAGGAAGATTTATTTTACGGATTCTAGCAGCAAATGGCAAAGACGAGATTATCTGCTGCTGGTGATGGAGGGGACAGATGATGGTCG CCTGCTGGAGTACGACACCGAGACCAAGGAGGTAAAGGTTTTGCTGGACCACTTGCGGTTTCCCAACGGGGTACAGCTCTCGCCTGCGGAGGACTTTGTCCTGGTGGCAGAATTGACCATGGCGAGGATCAGGAG GTTCTACGTGTCTGGCCTGATGAAGGGAGGGGCCGACCTGTTTGTGGAGAACTTGCCTGGATTCCCAGACAACATCCGAGCCAGCAGCTCCGGGGGTTACTGGGTCGGCATGTCGACCATTCGCTCCAATCCTGGGTTTTCCATGTTGGATTTCTTATCTGAGAGACCGTATcttaaaagaatgatttttaag CTGTTCAGCCAGGAGACGGTGATGAAGTTCGTGCCGCGGTACAGCCTCGTCCTGGAGCTCAGTGACAGCGGGGCCTTCCGGAGGAGCCTGCACGACCCCGATGGGCAGGTGGCTGCTTACGTGAGCGAGGTGCACGAGCACGACGGGCACCTGTACCTGGGCTCCTTTAGGTCCCCTTTCCTCTGCAGACTACGCCTGCAGTCTGCTTAG